In Cervus canadensis isolate Bull #8, Minnesota chromosome 6, ASM1932006v1, whole genome shotgun sequence, one DNA window encodes the following:
- the LOC122443973 gene encoding GTP-binding nuclear protein Ran-like: MAAQGEPQVQFKLVLVGDGGTGKTTFVKRHLTGEFEKKYVATLGVEVHPLVFHTNRGPIKFNVWDTAGQEKFGGLRDGYYIQAQCAIIMFDVTSRVTYKNVPNWHRDLVRVCENIPIVLCGNKVDIKDRKVKAKSIVFHRKKNLQYYDISAKSNYNFEKPFLWLARKLIGDPNLEFVAMPALALPEVVMDPALAAQYEHDLEVAQTTALPDEDDDL, translated from the coding sequence ATGGCTGCCCAAGGAGAACCCCAAGTTCAGTTCAAACTTGTTTTGGTTGGTGATGgtggtactggaaaaactacattcGTGAAGCGTCATCTGACTGGTGAATTTGAGAAGAAGTATGTAGCTACCTTGGGTGTTGAGGTCCATCCTCTTGTGTTCCATACCAACAGAGGACCTATTAAGTTCAATGTATGGGATACAGCTGGTCAGGAGAAATTTGGTGGACTGAGAGATGGCTATTATATACAAGCTCAGTGTGCCATTATAATGTTTGACGTAACATCAAGAGTTACTTACAAGAATGTGCCTAACTGGCATAGAGATCTGGTACGAGTGTGTGAGAACATCCCAATTGTGTTGTGTGGCAACAAAGTGGATATTAAGGACAGAAAGGTTAAGGCAAAGTCAATTGTCTTCCACCGAAAGAAGAATCTTCAGTACTATGACATTTCTGCCAAAAGTAACTACAACTTTGAAAAGCCCTTCCTCTGGCTTGCTAGAAAATTGATTGGAGACCCTAACTTGGAGTTTGTCGCCATGCCTGCTCTTGCCCTGCCAGAGGTGGTCATGGACCCAGCCTTGGCAGCACAGTACGAGCACGATTTAGAGGTTGCTCAGACAACTGCTCTCCCGGATGAAGATGATGACCTGTGA